The following nucleotide sequence is from Anopheles stephensi strain Indian chromosome 3, UCI_ANSTEP_V1.0, whole genome shotgun sequence.
GTGGGGCGTTGTGTACTCGGCAACGAAATTTGCCGTGTCCGGTTTCATGGCCTCCCTTACGGAGCAGCTTCGCATCCAGGGAATTTCGAAGAGCGTACGCACCACCTGCGTCAATCCGTACTACGTCACGACACGCAAGGATGTGGTTGAGTTCCTGCAGAAACCACGGTACGGCATTACACAACATGCAGCAGTAACAACGGAGCAGCTCAAAAACAATTACATTCTGCTCCTCTCCACACACTAGGTTTGCTCCCCTGACGTGCGATCAGGCGGCACGGGAGATCGTTAAGGGAATCTTGCGGGAAGACATCGTGGTGACGGTACCGAGACTGTTTGGTGTATTTACTCGGTTCATGCTGTAAGTACGGTGAGCTTCCAACGAAGACCATCATAACTGACAAACCGTTCCTCTCGTTGTAGATTCTTCCCAGTGCCAGTACAGCAGCTCGTTCGAGATTATTTAATCCGCGAATATGAGCTAAACAATAATTTACACACGTAGAACCAACACGACGCAAATTTGGTAGATGAAGGAGCCTAATATTAGTACACGATGTACGTCGATACTCACTGAGAAGAATGCCTTCGGAGGGAGTTAATGCCTGACTAGtatttgaaattttcttaTACAATAATACAACTGCATCTTTATACGATAAGAGTTAGCTAATAAAATCAACGACGGTAAGTGTGTCAAGCAAACAACTCACTTTTGTAGCATTCTTAATACTAGACCCTATTCCAATTATTGCGGAGATTTGTTGCCACCGAACAGGGGTGTACAACTCCGCCGAAGGTCAAGAGCATTCGAAAGTAGGTGTGTAAAAATGAAACCGATATTTGACATAAGCATGCCTTAGCCGGTTAATAAGGAGAAAAGATTAtagaaattgaatttaattattattttaactaTTTGCTCTAAGTGATAAGGGATTTTAGCGTGCTATATCATTCAAACATACTGTAAATTCAGACTAAGGCTTTGTTGTACAACAATTTTGATTCCTCGGGAATGTTTCATGTTCATTCCTTGTGGGTAGCCGTATTGCTTTGTCATAAAAGGATATAACGAAAAGCCAATTAGCAAATTATTATTCATCTTTCTTGGcccaacgacctcttaggtcatgcctgccatttttggcttattGGACTTAATGTTACTGCATAGCTAGACAATCAGtactcactatgggggaacgtcccagatgagacttgaactccggtcctgtcgtgagAAGACCGGAGTTGCCCTTGATATGAAGGCTATAATATAAAGTGCAGAATTttaaggaaaagtttttttaatgttttcaattaatttttaaatgcgTTTTTAATGTTCTAGTGAAAGCAAAAGTACAAGTGAATTTTTAAGAAGCTTCAATTTGATTGAGAAACGCTAGTTTTATTGTGAGCTTACTCTACAGCACCAAATGGTAAAAAATCAAAGCTTAAGACGGATCACATAACAGAAGATATTTACACAACTAACTCATATCAAATGCAGGCACACACCGAGAAAAATTTGGCATGATGGACGGTTTGATAATTTAAACCACATCTCTTTTGGGCTGATATTATGCCAATGTATTCCTTGCCGTCCTTCTACTACTGCTTGTGACGTCATAGTGTATGGCCCGATAATATCGCCGACattcgcaacaacaacaaaaaacatatgCTCTGAAGCGTTAAGTCATAAATTTCGGATGCAGCTACAAAAAGACCAGATACGCAACACAACGAGGGTTTGATTCTTAAATCAATTGCATTTCAAATTTCACTTGCGATGTGTGCGATCGCACGCTGAGATAACATAGTCGATGAGAAGTTGCATATTGTAGTGGGAtcatttctttttgcttttgcttttttacatGGCATTTTTCCCtatccaaaaaacaaaaaaaggttctcCAACGCTTGGAACTGCTGCGCTCTTATCGTTCTTGCTGTTCTAACAACCAATCACGCTAAGGGAACACAATAACATCTGTACAATGTGCATTGCAGTTCGGGGCAGTACTAAGTGCTGCACAAAccactaacaaaaaaaacaaacaaaccaatacTGGTCAGCAGGGACACAACCGTGGCGGAAGGTGAAGCGAGGATGAACAACTATGGAGCTGAGAGGGATGAGAAGGAAATGGGGGTTTCTGTTTTCGCTTTTTACAGGACGGTAGTGTGAAGATCAGTGAAGTAGCAGAAGAGGATAGAGGAAGTAGTACGAGGGGGCGAGGATCTTAGCAGTACGGGAAGTTCGGGCAGGTGTGTGGGGACACTCCGGCCGGGTACTGGCGAGAGGTGAATCCTGGCAGAGGAGCGGCCTGAGGGTGTCCAGCCTGGACGGTGTTATCACAGTACGGATAGTTCGGGCACGACTGCGGGTTGACTCCGGCAGGGTAACTGTGGAGAAGAATTTTCGGGACATTAGCGAGTGCCAGGATTTATGGCCAAGGAATTGCTGCTTCAAGAGCAGCAGAACCCCTACCGGTCTCCTCCGGCGGTGGGGGCCGGGGCTCCGAGGTAGTTGTGGCTTGGGCCGGTCAGAGCCTGGTACGAGTGAGGAGCACCGTGGTAGTACGAGGCCGGGGCCGGAGCGGGAACTGGGGCCGGGTTCCAGCTGGGCTGAGCGTTCCAGTTCGGGTTCCAGTGGTTGGCAGCATGGTTGTTGTAGGGGTTGGGGCTGTGCAGGGCCGCGTTGTCGCAGTTGGGATACGACGGGCAGCGGGACGGATCGACTCCGGCCGGATACTGGGCGGCTTGCTGATGTTGGGGCTTAGCGGCAACCACGGCGGCAAAGGCCAAAACAGCGATCTACAAAGCAATCACAACAACGCAGGAAGAACCATTAGCATCACACTCACTGGAGCACTCTGTTCACTGTTCGATCATTCATCATCCCCGAGCAATCACTGCTCATTGCATCACTGATCCTCGACGATCCTCGCACTTCCCGAACTTCCGGAGCTAGAACTTCACACCGGAGCACCACAACGCACACACCGCGTCCCGGGATGGCACTTACCACTTTGGAGAACATTTTTGAGCGGCTGACGATGTTTTCTCTAGCGTTCAATCTTCTGATGCACACAGCAACTTGTTGGACTTTTATGTTACCGAAACACGGACAGTTGTTCGCTTAACACAAAACTTCCAAACCGAGTACCGAATACTGATCTCCGAAAGGACAATACCCAGCTTTTATAGTAAAAACACCACacccaagcagcagcaggttcgGTTCGTACCGATCTCGGCCGTCGATCCTCGGCCGAACGGCGTATTCTAGCGATCCCCTCCGCTGCTTCTCAAAGCCCGACACTCTCCATCCACGCAGGGGACCGAACCGTGCAATTAGAAGGGAAGGGTGCCCACACGAGCGCCACCGGATTTCTTTCTCTGCCCAAAAACGCGCTCGATCGCGCCAGCACGCCCATCCTCCCGTACGCCCGAACTCGACCACGAACGCACGAACGACCGGCCGAACGAGCCGTGGTTTCTCCCCCTTCGTGTTCGTGGCGTCGATCGAGCTTACTTACATTTACAGTTAGTACCCAACGCGCATAAGCATCCCCTTCCAACACCTCAGAGCCACACGGAGCCACACGAGCTCAGTAAACGCCAACCGCTAGGGCCAGTGCTTGCGGACGTCAGATTTCGAACGCGGTGGTACAATTAACGCGGGGCCGGTTTCTATTAGTCAGTACGGAAATTGGGTGTATATGCGCACCCACTacaccacccccacccccaGCAACCCACCGTCTCGCCTCAACCTATGACCCCGACCCCTGAAGGTTTGTAACGACGCGCCAAATGTGACACCGCTGCCGCAGCTTTTGCCTACAAAGGTTTCTTGCCGCCACAATCGATCGAGTTGCGTTCGATGCGTGCTAGGTAAGGAAGCGGAACAGAATGCCGAAACGAAGcagaacagaaacaaaaaaaaaacaaagcacgaTTAACGATTGTTGAAAAAGAAACGGCTCTTAAACGCcgatataatttaaaaagacATTCCTAAAGACAAGACAAGACAATAAAACAGTACAGTGCGGTGGACAAAAAGTGCGACagtttagggttttttttaaggtGGTTTAACTATTAaagtcaattttttttcaagcatATGTAAACAGCATGCAACGCATAAATGAAAACATCttgatttttcatataaaaaaGATCGAAAATATTCCTACAGATAAGGCAAAGCAACAGAACATTACAGTGATCgtgaaaacaaccttaagacCTATTTATTTGATGAAGGAAGCTGTTTATTTACGAAATTATGTTCAACATTCGTATGAGGGTTTTACTAAACTAATAAATTTAGAATAAAAACGTTTAAACCAAacaaagaaataaacaaacaaaattttattaaGACTTTTAAAGAAGTAGGCGATCATGGCTTAATTAACAGaggtaaataaacaaacaaaaaatgttcaaagtaaaaaacaaccgaaaaaaacataaaaagcaatttttttttatcaattatgACGGTACAATGCCGTTACGTCCAAAAAtaacttttattatttatataaatatatttaatcATACATAACCATTCTTTGTTGGgcattttttgtaaaattttataaaatataattaatttttcatttcatattaaaagataaacattttctattttatcaattttatcaatttttctttcatttctatcaaaaaatcaaaaaggcctaataattattaaaacctAAGTAACCTCGACAGAGACAACTCCCAGCTTCATGTTAGTGTATCGTTCAAacgatttgatttaaaaaatgctatAATTGTGCTATAACCTATCTCGTCCATCGCGCCCTGCACTGTAGCTGTAGCTCCCCCTAGAGGCACTTTACACCTTCTACTATTGTAGTACCGGTCCACCACACCGCGACCGTGTAAAATAACAACAAGTTGCCCTTGATTGCTGGTCCGGAAAAGTATGATTCTGCGTGTCCACCTATACCACTCACCCACCCCACACTAGCTgtcccaccatcaccaccttgctGCTAGTGCTACAGTTTTCTTTATAATATTTTCAGCTTCAGTCTTGCTGTGTTGCGGTTCCATCCAAGTCGCACCCGCTCGGGCCACGGTCCAGTTCgccttcgtcgtcgtcgtcgtcagcgCGACAGCGAAAGTGAGCGCCACCACCGATGACGCCGATGGTCGAAATGGAAACGGAAGGGAAAGGCTCGCGGGCCAGTGCTTGGGCCCAGCGCCAGCAACCAAATGCTCCGATCGATCTATCGATCGTTTGCCCCGATGCAAACCAGATCTTGCACATGGGCTGTAGTGTGGTTTTGCTCTACTATTGCTCTTGCTTTTGTTGCGGTGAGCCCATTTGCGTGAACGCGAATCCGATCGCGCCCGTACACACTTCTATTGCAGACGGCGAAGAGAATGGATGCAGAACTGGATGTCCTGCAAACGGTCCCACATCGGGAAGCCGAGCGAAGGCGGCAGAAGGAATGGTAGGCCCTCAGCCCAATACGTGTGCTGCATTCTTTCCCACGGGCGTCATTTCCTAGTGGTTGGCAAACGGTTGGCCGGCTACGATCGCGTGCTGCCCAACGCATTCTATCGATGCACAATCGGACGTACATTGACACAAACGCCTCGTGCTTGACTGCAGACGATCATTAAAGGGAAAAACTCGCCCAGCTAATGATGAGcgccaaaccaaacaacaccCACTGTTAATCACTTTACGGCTGCACCAATTAGCGAACGACCTGTGAAGGGATGAAATGAAAGCTTCTTCGGTGCGAAATCAAATTGCATGAGGCGAAGAGTGAGCAATTCGCTTTtcgggttttccttttgctcgCTTATGGCACTGAAATTTTTACAGCCCCAAACACGCGCACGAGTCGCGAAAGCTCCATTCACAAACGGTTCCAATTTCCTGCTGAATGATCGTGTTGAAAGGCAAACAATCGAACAAACAGCTTGATTAAGCTGTCGATCGGATGTCGGGGTGATCTTATCGCGAAcataaaattgtttgaaaaaacGGTACCGAATTGTGACAAAATAACTAATGAACACTTCTACTTCTCGCCGCCTAATCAGCCGCTCTTTTATCGATTTCATCACACCAAACAGCGGAACAAAACAACGCCTTGCCAAGCGAACCGTGAGCCGATTCCAAACGAAAAATAACgataataaaacattttattcgaAAGGATTTCAACGCCCTTTTCGGCGACGAACCCATCCGCTGAAACGAACCACcatgaataaattatgccCGGCGCACCTCTGCTTTACGCGGGGTTCGAAAATTGAATAGAATTGATCGTACTTCCTGCCGCAAATCGGTGTGACTTCGAATCGAATGTAGGAATTCCTGAGCACGAACGTGAGTGTGCGTATACTATATGGCCCTGAACTTCGTGCCAGTTACGCCCTGCCGAGAAACGAAATATGGTGACGAACGCCGTCACGATCGGAGTACCTTCCTGCTTCTGTACAGCGATCATCCAACAGCCTCGGCACCCAGCAACCAGAGTAGCAAAAAAGACTTCCCATTCTGCAGTAGCACAACACCCAACCGACGTGCTGCTGCCACCTTAGAGTGCTCTCCTTCCGCACACGGTTCGGTATTTGTGACGGGGTCAGCAAGATCTGCGCCTACTGATAAAACGTGGCCGAACGCCGGACCTTGGCAGTATTGCAGCTctcggtgctggtgctgcattATAGAAATGACAATCCTTCTTGTGTCATACCCGATCAGGGACGGGACCGATGCAGCCGAAGAAGGAAACCGGCCACCGATCGGACACGGCTGATTACAAAGTGTACACTTAGTAGCGCCTTCGGAGCAGCTAATGTGCGACCCGCCGTAATGCAGTTCCGTGGCGGCTGTACTAAGCGGAGTTCGAGAGCGCCCGCTTCTGGAGGTCGGATGGTGCTATAAAAACATCGTTGTCATCCGTCATCAAAGAAGTACGGACGATCACGCTTTCGTTTCAATCGGACCTCGAGCCGCTTCTCACTCGGTCATGCGTGATTAGCACCGGCCATCCAATAAGCTACCGGAATTCTTCCCCCCGAAAAGAGATCAGTGAACCTTGGACCATCTGTGCACGCGCGAACATTAGGCGAAAGATCAATCGATCGACCAGGAAACTCCCATCaactctgctgctgctcgcagTTCGCTAGAATGTGAAGCAATTTCCCGCACACTGCAATGCTGCAAGTGCAGTGGCGTGGACAGGGTATGCACCAGGGTTTTGTGCGGTTCCTTCGTTCGTTACGCCATCGGTTGGTTACAGGTGCCTTACTGTCTTACTGAGCCGATCGTTCCACACCGATAGGGAAGCAGAAATTGAACGAACGGGCTGCCATGCTTCGTTCTGAGAGCAGTTggagtagaaaaaaagggaacgtaTTAATGTGACCTTCCAGTGACCCACGGCTAGTAATAATGCTGGCTGCTGGATCGAATGGTTAAGAACCCGAGCCGGGTGGACAAATAATACTGATGCAACAAGTTCCAAGGGAATCGGAGTTCCTTAAAAGTAGTCTAACTTTTAGATCTACCATATGAAGATGGAATTCCAATATCCCAACTCAATCCAAGGTCCAATTCGATGGGGAAAGTCTGAAAAATTGGACCAGTATGCTGCCATTCAACCGTAACGAGAAAGTGGCGGCATTCCGATcggaattaattaattttgatcTTCCTCTTTGTTTTACGCTCAAAGTTATCCAAGGCGTAAAGGTGAAAAATATCACACAAATGCGATAATAAGCTAATTTGATGTTGGCATGTGGCGTATTTTGATGCAAATTTGTAGCTAAGCGTATAATTTACCGTTCAGCCGCCCATCGGCCCTGGAACACTGGATAGAATAATTACGCAAAATTTAGAATTAGAACGTTACCAATATCCGTTACATTATCCGCACACCTATTAATAATCATTACAGCCGTCGAGGGAGATAAAAATGGCGTGGATTGTTGAGAACACTGCTGCACATTGAGCTCCACCCCCGTGGGTTAATGCTTCAATCGTGAGCGACAATAATCGTTCAATGATATTTCCTTTCCCCTGGTGGTTTCTCCGCCATCACGCCCACAAGCCATCCCGCCACGCCACGTAATAACTTCATCGGCCACTCACTTTCGTTCATCCGTTCGCTGCGAGGCGCTTGGTTTAAGGAATGTGATGTGTTGCATGCCTACGCTACGGTCACAGATGTCTAGTGCTCAGCTGATGCCTATTACCTCACCGCAAACAGCAAACTTCCTTAAAGGCATGCCAAGAAAATGGTCGGACACCTTCTGTCCCCGTCCGGGATACGCAGGGCAGAGCCTTCAAGCCTTCGTCTGTCAAGTGGTGCTGCCAGCTGGTGTGAAGTTAAGGGAAACCGAAAGTAAGCCACGGCCAGCGGAACTTCCCGGAGGGACCATACCCGGTTGGGACGGACCTCACACAAAgtcccaccacccccccacccAGTGAGCCCCGGTCAGGAAAATTACTGCAATTGTCTTTGACGCGAATGAATTCGATCGATGATTGATCGCGCCCAGAACACGCGCTGGCGACCCTCGAGCATGGGCGTCGGGTGGATTGTGGCGTTGGGCGATCGTGAAACAAATTTTACAAATTGAATTCCAAACTGATCGCCGGAGCTCGTGCTTTACCGTGGACGTGTTTCGTTAAATGTGCTAGCATGTGGCACTGGGCAGTTCTTGGGGGAGAATAGTTGTCGGACAAGTAGTTCGGTGGACGGCAATTCTGTGGTCGAAAGGTGTGTAGATAAATTGCGCGTCGTACAGTTCTTGCAAACCGTTTCTGAGTTCTTCCTGGATTGAGACGTATTAGATCATTTCATTAGAATTCCTGAGCTGTATTTGTATGAGAGTTTGAGAGAATATAAGAACTAGATCTTAGAGAGtcctaataaaaaaaaatcactagaAACCGCAAATAGACATCAGCTAGTAGAACGCAAACGCTATGCCCCTCACGGATATCATTACCAACTACTCTAATTACCACATCATTTTAATCCTATCTCCCCTCCGACAGATGTCAAATAACGCGGAAATGTACACCTGCTAGCGTACTGACATCAGCATACATTTATAAAGTCTCGATTCTAgtgtcaaacaaacaaaaaagcggcTGCTGCATTCGAGCTCTCCCTGACGATTCAATCGTTTCTGACATTGCAGATCCGTTTGATCTGCTCGCCATCCCTGCCAATCCTGGCTCCCGCTCGCCAACCTGCGATCCCAGATGCGGCggaaaaccaaataaaaacacgcTCGGAATATATAATGAATATGAGCCTGCCATCTGTTCTGATTTAATTTACATCGAATGCACGAATCAACGTATGCACGGATGGCGGCCAACGACACCACCACCTGCCAATGGAGATGTCGATCGGTTTCGCTCAACGTCCGCCGCCAATGACACGCAGCACTGCATCCCGGAGATAGATCAGATTCGTTGCCTGTACGCAACAGTCATAAGCGAGCGGTTCGATGACTTTGTTCAGGATCGCCTTGCTATGTCTGGTGGCGGGTATTAGGTAGAGTATGG
It contains:
- the LOC118513875 gene encoding cuticle protein 1-like, with the translated sequence MFSKVIAVLAFAAVVAAKPQHQQAAQYPAGVDPSRCPSYPNCDNAALHSPNPYNNHAANHWNPNWNAQPSWNPAPVPAPAPASYYHGAPHSYQALTGPSHNYLGAPAPTAGGDRYPAGVNPQSCPNYPYCDNTVQAGHPQAAPLPGFTSRQYPAGVSPHTCPNFPYC